A genome region from Sphingomonas anseongensis includes the following:
- a CDS encoding TIGR02186 family protein, translating into MRRAVATALACASLALSGASKPTLVPDVSARHIEIRYTFAGAELLLFGAIVYPGGRIPTHTPDVVVVVKGPADSIVVREKRRIAGIWMNADSSRFRSAPSFYAVSSSRPISKIVDERTAAIYELGVQHLQLSPGTSSLPDRARRFEAGLLDLRERQSLYSENSHGVEISGGVLYRATIQIPSQVPVGTYTAETFLVDEGRVVAAATRDIEIGKSGFERFVALAARRHSALYGLFAVLLSLALGWTAILVFRRRF; encoded by the coding sequence GTGAGGCGGGCAGTCGCAACCGCACTGGCCTGTGCCTCGCTCGCCCTAAGCGGAGCGAGCAAGCCGACGCTCGTGCCGGACGTGTCGGCCCGGCACATCGAGATCCGCTACACGTTCGCCGGCGCCGAGCTGCTCCTGTTCGGGGCGATCGTCTATCCCGGCGGGCGGATTCCCACGCACACTCCGGACGTCGTCGTCGTCGTCAAAGGCCCGGCGGACTCGATCGTCGTCCGCGAGAAGCGCCGCATTGCCGGGATCTGGATGAATGCGGACTCCAGCCGCTTTCGCTCAGCGCCCTCATTCTATGCGGTCTCGTCGTCGCGGCCGATCTCGAAGATCGTCGATGAGCGGACCGCGGCAATTTACGAGCTTGGGGTACAGCACCTCCAGCTGTCACCGGGCACCTCGTCGCTTCCGGACCGGGCACGGCGGTTCGAGGCCGGGCTCCTCGACCTTCGCGAGCGGCAGAGCCTCTATTCCGAGAATTCGCACGGCGTCGAGATCAGCGGCGGCGTGCTTTACCGGGCCACTATCCAGATCCCGAGCCAGGTTCCGGTCGGAACCTATACGGCGGAGACTTTCCTGGTCGACGAGGGCCGCGTGGTCGCGGCGGCAACCCGCGATATCGAGATAGGCAAGAGCGGCTTCGAAAGGTTCGTCGCCCTCGCCGCCCGCCGCCACTCCGCGCTTTACGGGCTGTTCGCCGTCCTGCTGTCGCTGGCGCTCGGCTGGACTGCGATCCTCGTCTTCCGCCGCCGCTTCTAG
- a CDS encoding ATP-binding protein, whose product MDDQPNLHQFINEMSSFDEEAAPKAATAAAPGLPAVGEVVEIAGSGSQIRMSAKTLTELQTHSDPAVAMSGQVGSQVKMIVGNTWLIANVRTMAADDNGLIVAQVDFLGEGSRDSSGKMSHFRRGVTRYPIPGSVVMPVTTEDLRAVFAADDSPNIEIGTVYPTDDIRGALYVDPMLSKHFAVLGSTGTGKSTSVSLILHRISELSPEGHIVMIDPHGEYSAAFKGCGELFNVDNLQLPYWLMNFEEHCEVLLTTHGADRERDADILAKCVLAARTKGKDMSQYGKVTVDSPIPYLLTDLNTIVTNEMGKLDRAGDTLPYQRLKQKLDELKADPRYTFMFSGMLVSDSMPSFISRLFRLPANGRPISIVDVSGVPSEITSVVVSVLARMVFDYAIWSRTEAQRPILLVCEEAHRYVPKDENSGAQAVRKILERIAKEGRKYGVSLGLITQRPSDLAEGVLSQCGTIISMRLNNDRDQACVRAAMPEGARGFLDAIPALRNRECIVCGEGVSIPIRVRFDDLEPEKRPASSDPSFAALWRETGGEEGIIQRTIKRWRGHGR is encoded by the coding sequence ATGGACGATCAACCGAACCTTCACCAGTTCATCAATGAAATGAGCAGCTTCGACGAGGAAGCGGCTCCGAAGGCCGCCACGGCCGCAGCTCCCGGGCTTCCGGCGGTCGGCGAGGTCGTCGAGATCGCCGGCTCCGGCTCGCAGATCCGGATGAGCGCAAAGACGCTGACCGAACTGCAGACCCATTCCGATCCGGCAGTCGCGATGTCGGGCCAGGTCGGAAGCCAGGTGAAGATGATCGTCGGCAATACATGGCTGATCGCCAACGTCCGCACCATGGCCGCGGACGACAACGGCTTGATCGTCGCCCAGGTCGACTTCCTCGGAGAAGGAAGCCGGGACAGCAGCGGCAAGATGAGCCACTTCCGCCGAGGCGTCACCCGCTACCCCATTCCGGGCTCGGTGGTGATGCCGGTGACGACGGAGGACCTTCGCGCGGTCTTCGCCGCCGACGATAGCCCGAACATCGAGATCGGGACCGTCTATCCGACCGACGACATCCGCGGCGCTCTCTACGTCGACCCGATGCTGTCGAAGCATTTCGCGGTGCTGGGATCGACCGGTACCGGTAAATCGACCTCGGTCTCGCTGATCCTCCACCGGATCTCGGAGCTAAGCCCCGAGGGCCACATCGTGATGATCGATCCGCACGGAGAATATTCCGCCGCCTTCAAGGGCTGCGGAGAGCTGTTCAACGTCGACAATCTCCAGCTTCCCTACTGGCTGATGAACTTCGAGGAGCATTGCGAGGTCCTCCTGACCACGCACGGCGCCGATCGCGAACGCGATGCCGACATCCTCGCCAAGTGCGTCCTCGCCGCGCGTACCAAGGGCAAGGACATGAGCCAGTACGGCAAGGTGACGGTGGATTCGCCGATCCCGTATCTTCTGACCGACCTGAACACGATCGTCACCAACGAGATGGGCAAGCTCGACCGCGCGGGCGACACGCTTCCCTATCAGCGGCTGAAGCAGAAGCTCGACGAGCTGAAGGCCGACCCGCGCTACACCTTCATGTTCTCAGGCATGCTGGTGTCGGATTCGATGCCGAGCTTCATCTCCCGCCTGTTCCGCCTTCCCGCCAACGGACGGCCGATCTCGATCGTCGACGTTTCGGGCGTTCCGTCCGAGATCACGTCCGTGGTCGTGTCGGTGCTCGCGCGAATGGTGTTCGACTATGCGATCTGGTCGCGGACCGAGGCGCAGCGCCCGATCCTCCTCGTCTGCGAAGAGGCGCACCGCTACGTTCCCAAGGACGAGAATTCCGGCGCCCAGGCGGTCCGCAAGATCCTCGAACGTATCGCCAAGGAAGGCCGTAAGTACGGCGTGTCGCTTGGCCTGATCACGCAGCGCCCGTCCGACTTGGCCGAAGGCGTGCTGTCGCAGTGCGGAACGATCATCTCGATGCGATTGAACAACGACCGAGACCAGGCATGCGTTCGCGCCGCGATGCCGGAAGGTGCTCGCGGCTTCCTCGACGCGATCCCCGCTCTTCGCAACCGCGAATGCATCGTCTGCGGTGAGGGCGTGTCGATCCCGATCCGGGTCCGCTTCGACGACCTCGAGCCCGAGAAGCGCCCGGCGTCGTCCGACCCGAGCTTCGCCGCCCTGTGGCGCGAGACCGGCGGTGAGGAAGGCATCATCCAGCGCACTATTAAACGTTGGCGCGGTCACGGCCGCTGA
- a CDS encoding M23 family metallopeptidase: MDAPESFSLVVDLAAEPVGQRWLRGVATLAGLCASVLALSPGLDPFSPALARSVAPQRQFQLNPMLSAPAPSDAQPKYQFPSDPEVAAKPIIATSGSDIRVQGAVTEGLYWSLRDAGVSPQVAADYLHALSTRMDVGEVAPYDRFDLVISKSAAQPLVFAALHRVDGADVELLKWNANGKTDWFDTDASAADHSAGLMAPVAGRITSRFGMRYHPILHYARMHAGLDFGAAWGSPIVAAADGQVVVAGWTGGYGRAVEIGHGGGIVSLYGHMSGVVATPGQMVRQGQVIGYVGSSGLSTGPHLHFEVRINGRPVDPMSVTMQSRNVVSGPAKVAFDARLKQLMAIGAKA, from the coding sequence GTGGACGCTCCCGAGAGCTTCAGCCTGGTCGTCGATCTTGCCGCCGAGCCGGTCGGGCAACGCTGGCTGCGCGGCGTCGCGACGCTTGCCGGGCTCTGCGCTTCGGTGCTCGCGCTGAGCCCCGGCCTCGATCCTTTTTCGCCCGCTCTCGCCCGCTCCGTGGCGCCGCAGCGGCAGTTCCAGCTCAATCCGATGTTGAGCGCTCCCGCTCCCTCCGATGCCCAGCCCAAATACCAGTTCCCGTCCGATCCCGAGGTCGCGGCCAAGCCGATCATCGCCACCAGTGGGTCCGACATTCGCGTGCAGGGCGCGGTGACCGAAGGGCTCTACTGGTCGCTTCGCGATGCCGGAGTGTCCCCACAGGTGGCTGCCGATTACCTCCACGCTCTGTCGACCCGGATGGATGTCGGCGAAGTCGCGCCTTACGACCGCTTCGACCTCGTCATTTCGAAATCTGCTGCCCAGCCGCTCGTCTTCGCAGCTCTCCATCGCGTGGACGGAGCCGACGTCGAGCTCCTGAAGTGGAACGCCAACGGCAAGACCGACTGGTTCGACACCGACGCGAGCGCGGCCGATCATTCGGCAGGGCTGATGGCGCCCGTCGCCGGCCGCATCACCTCGCGCTTCGGGATGCGCTACCACCCGATCCTTCATTATGCGCGGATGCATGCCGGCCTCGATTTCGGGGCTGCATGGGGAAGCCCGATCGTCGCAGCCGCCGACGGCCAGGTGGTCGTCGCGGGCTGGACCGGCGGCTACGGCCGGGCGGTCGAGATCGGCCACGGCGGCGGAATCGTCAGTCTCTACGGTCACATGAGCGGAGTCGTCGCAACGCCCGGCCAGATGGTCAGGCAGGGCCAGGTGATCGGCTATGTCGGCTCAAGCGGCCTTTCGACCGGTCCGCACTTGCACTTCGAGGTCCGGATCAACGGACGCCCCGTCGACCCGATGTCGGTGACCATGCAGTCGCGAAACGTGGTCAGCGGGCCGGCAAAGGTGGCGTTCGACGCTCGGCTGAAGCAGCTTATGGCGATTGGGGCGAAGGCTTAG